GAGGCAAAAAAATTATAAATACCGAGCATAAGAATGAGCATCGTCGTAGAGCCAAAGCCAATAATTAACTGTGTGCGAATTTTAAAAGCATCCATGTCGTATTCCATCCTAGTATTTCATTAATAGTCGACTAAATTCGATCAAATGTTAACGTAATGTATACTATGGATTCAAATGGAATAATGGTTAAATGATGAAACTGTTATCAGCCTCAACATTAACGAATGCATGCAGTAGAATGGCTTATATAAATATCGCTATAGGATTTTGTTGTTTATAAAACTATCAGCGAATAGGGTTCTTGAAGGATTTAGAAAGCATTTGTTATTGTAATGTTACAATTTCTTGCGGGCAGGTCTAATGACGACCTCTACCCAGAGGTCACCGCTTCCCTACTCAGTGTGACGATTGTCGATCAAATGCTGATCACGACAATGCCATGATCTGTCGCGTATCTGTCTCTTGAAAAGATGGGCTCAACTAGATGTTTATCAATAGTTTGGTGTTGGCTGACATGATCAAATTCCTGAGACATCAGAATATAGTCCAGTACCGACCCGGTTTCTCCCCAATAATGGCTAGCCGGGCGTATTGGTGTTGATTTTAAGTCTTGTGCATTGGCCTCGCCCTCGCCCGTGAAGGCATGGAAACTGCGGATGTAGATATCCCAGCTATCTGACAGGAATAGGTCAGTTTTTTGTTTGAGTCGCATTGCATCTGTAGGCATTGGATCAACTAAATCATGTAATGAGTCACTCGTTAATCTTTGATTAAAATCACCAAGAACAATAGCGGGTCTGGCGTTCATTCTTTTATTGGCTCTCATGATTTGCTTTAAGGCGTCGGCTTCTTCATGACGTTGGAAACTAGACAGCCATTGCCCGTATACATGCCTATTCTGTTGGCTATATTGCTCATCATCTTGAGTGTCGGTTGAACGTTGAGATTTTAAATGTACGACATAGAAATCAGTTAAACCAAACTGTGGCATTTGTACTTGAGCATGTAATGGTCGGCGCGAAAACTGAAAGCTCTTTGGCATTTTAGTAGCGTGTTTACTGCTGACTGATTTTGCGTTGGATATAGGCCATTTAGAAGCCAATGCAACGACGGGTTTTGAGTAGACGTAATCGCTTTCTTGTTGGGGGAGGTCACAAACGCTGAAAAAACGGTAGCCAGCGCGCGCGCACAACGCTTGTAATTCTTTAGGGCTGAATACTTCCTGAAAGGCAATAACATCGGCGTTGGCTTCCGTTAATGCGCCTAGCATCCACTGCTCTTTTCCTTGCCACTCTTGCTCGCTGTAAATATTGATGAAGTCGTAATAGGCGTCGGGTGGGGCGATGTAATTAAGTAAGTTAAATGTAGCGATACGAATTGAAGGAGTGGCCAAAGTCGTTTCCAAGCAAGAATGTTTATTGCTTAAGCATAACGCAATTTATACCTAAGGACTGCCAAACTCTACGCTTGGACCAAAATAGGCAGAGACAGGGAAACTGTCTCTGTCATTTGATTTTCATTTCAAAGGCATCAGATTTACTGAGTTTTACCGAGCCACGCAGCGCCACGAATGCCACTGCTATCACCGTACTTGGCTTTTTTGAAGTTTAGGGTTGGGGTTGGAGAAAAAACATAGGGTGCGGTTGCTGCAGGCAAATCTAAGTAAAGAGAGTCAACATTGGATAGCCCGCCACCAAGAACAATGACATCTGGATCTAAGATATTGATGATGGCCGCAAAGCTACGCCCCATTTGATCCAGAAGTTGCTGGTATAACAACGTGGCATCGGCATCACCAGCTTGGTAGCGCTCGATGATTGTTGCTGGTGGCACTTCTGTGTCAAACAATCGTTGATGACTCAACGCAAACCCGCTGCCTGAAATGAAGCGTTCAATGCAGTTTTTACGCCCACAATAACAATCTCTATCTTCGCCATCTTTCGCGACATCATGGCTTGGTAATGGGTTGTGACCCCATTCACCGGCTAATGCGTTCGGTCCACCAATAATCTGTTGATTGACAACAATACCACCGCCACAACCAGTACCAAGGATAGCGCCAAATACAACAGGGGCTCCTGCTCCTGCACCATCAACTGCCTCAGAAAGCGCAAAGCAGTTTGCATCGTTAGCGATAGACACAGGTTGACCGAGTTGACTAGCAAGATCAGCCAGAAGATCTTTACCATTTAAAAAGGTGCAATTGGCATTTTTCATTAGCCCCGTTTGAGGACAAATGGCACCGGGTAGACCAATACCAACCTGACAAGGTACGCCTGCTTCATCGGTTGCTAATTGAACCAGATCAGCGACAGTCGTTAATAGTTTTGGGTAGTTATCTGGTGTAGCGACACGGTGTTTGAATACTTCATTGCCTTGTTCATCTAATAGGCACACTTCAATTTTTGTACCACCGATATCAAATCCGATTAACATGCTTGTAGACCTCGTAGTTGGTTAATCTATTATCTTAGCGTGGTTGCTCACAGGAAACTCATCTGTTGCTTGCAAAATTGTCATTAAAAATGGAAGTTTTTTAACCGTTGTAAGGTGTATAGGCTTGTCTAGGCTCGGATTACTGATATACTCGCCGCCCAACAGATAAAGGTGTCACTATGAGCGTAAAACAAGAACTGCAGCAACTTAACAATCGTCTAGACAAATGTCGTTATAAATTGGCTTCTGCTAAGTCCCGTGGTGATTCTGCTTTAGTGTCTAAATTTACTGATGAAATTGAAGCATTAGGTAAGAAAATCGCACACTTCAAACACCGCCAAGGTAATGAAGTGAACGATCAACGTAAGTCAATCCAAGGACTTGCTTTTAACCGTGCTTTAACGAAGCAAGAACAAGCCGATCAAGGTGCGCTGAAAAAATCGGTACGCGGACTTGTTATCGTTCACCCAATTACAAAACTGGGTAAGCAGCTTGGCATTAAAGAAATGACAGGTTACGCTCCAAAAAAATTCTAAACCTATCCCTTAGGTTTTGACTGCGAAGTTCACGGCACTTATTCCCAAGAACTTCGCACGTTACTCGCTCTCCTCTCAATCTAAGCAACCTCGTTTTATCTCTTTCCGATTATTTTTCCAATCTTTATTGCTCAGTTTATGAATCCTTGCACTGATATAACGATGCTGTCATGCTCGTTTATGATGTAGCTTAACTGTTGCAAGTTATCACTTTAAATTCGGCATGAGATCTATGAAAGAAAAAATCGCATCAATCGAGCGTCAATCTATTTCCGTTGGCATTGTCGCTAACTTCATTATGGCCATTAGTGGCTGGGCAACGTTTTATCTATCGGGCTCTCAAGCATTACTGCTCGACGGCAATATGTCGTTTATTTTGTTTCTCTCATCAATCGTTGCGCTAAAAATATCGACAATAAAAACAATACGGTCAGAGAAATTTCCGTTTGGCCTTTATGTTACTGAAGCTTTGTATTCATTAATGAAGGGGCTACTGCTCCTTGGTGTGATTATTTCAGCGCTTACGTCAAATGGCAGTAAGGTATTTCAATATTTAGAAGGTGAGCAGATTAACCTCATCAAAACGGGGCCTATTGCTTACTATGCTGTGGCTATGGTCGTGATTTGCTTTGGTCTTTCTGCGTTTTATTATTTTCAGAACAAGCGGATTAAAATGGGCAGTTCTATGCTCAAAGTGGATCAAAAAGCCTCACTTATTGATGGTGTCCTGTCGGCATCTACAGGTGCGGTATTGGTTCTGATTGGTTACGTTGAAGCGGGTTCATCGCTTGATTTCTTACTGTATATCGGAGACGCAATATTAGTTTTGATGCTCGCCATTTGTATGATTAGCCAACCTATCGGTATTATTAAAGAGGCATTTGTCGAGCTTGCTGGTGGAAAATTGCAAGATTCAGTGAAGCATAAATCCATTGAAGACAGCGTGAACCAGAAACTAAAACAGCTAGACTTAAGCTCTGAAACGCTCAATATCAGTAAAACTGGTAGCAGTTATTTGGTTATTATTAGCCTATCTTTTGAGAAATTAACGGGTAAAGACAGCGATGCAGTGATGGGGTTAAAGCACGCTTTGATGGCGGAATTAGCGGGTGAATTTACCTTTGTTGACGTCGAGTTAGTACTCGTCTAGTTGATTATTGTTATAGATCAAAACTACAAATAGAGCGTAACAAATGAGAACTTAAATGGCAGGTAATCTGCGGTTTAGGTTCTTTTTTTTGGTTGTTTTTCAGCCATCTTCCGACGTTATTCAAATTAAGTCGAAAAAATGCATAGAGTACTAATCATTTATTAGATAGCGATAAAAGCCATATAACTGATAAAAATAGCACTAATAGCTGCTTTAACGAGCTGTCTGTGGGTTTTTGTCTCGATAACTACCTATTCCGAGATGTTATGGACTGGTGCCAATTCGAATTATTTTGATAAATGATTTGAACATTAACTAATTGTTCGGCTAATCTATAGGGACATTTTGGAGAAAGGAAGCTCAACATGAAATTTAAATTAGGTTCGATCATTTTGTTAATGGCAACCGCCACACAAGCGAATGCAAGTGAATGTGGTGACGTTACTATCGCAGATATGAACTGGAGCTCCGCTAGTCTTATCGCAAATGTCGACCAATTTATTCTGACCCACGGTTATGGATGTGACGCCGAACTGATACCTGGCGATACAATGCCGACCGGTACTTCAATGATTGAAAAAGGCCAACCGGATGTTGCGCCTGAGCTTTGGAGTAACGCTTTGAAAGATGCACTTGATAAAGGTGTGAGTGAAAAACGTCTTCGCTATGCTGGTAAATCACTGGTTGATGGCGGGGAAGAGGGTTTCTGGGTTCCCGGTTACCTAGTAGAGAAATACCCTGAAATCGCAACGATTGAAGGCGTACGTAAACACGCAAAACTATTCAAGCACCCAGAAGATCCTGATACCTCTGCATTCTATAGCTGCCCGGCTGGTTGGAACTGCCAAATCAGTGCCGGTAACCTGTACAAAGCTCTTGAGCTAGAAAGTGCTGGTTTCAGCATTGTTGACCCAGGTTCAAGTGCGGGTCTTTCTGGTTCAATCGCTAAAGCTTATGGTCGTGAGGAAGCATGGTTTGGTTACTACTGGGCTCCTACCGCTGTATTGGGTAAATACAAAATGGTTAAAGTTGATTTTGGTAGTGGTGTAGATACCGAAGAATTCCTTAATTGTACGAGTAAAGAAGATTGTGACTCGCCAAAAGTGACCATGTACCCACCATCACCAGTTCATACTATTACGACTGAGAAATTTGCTGCACGTGCTCCTGAAGCGTACGAGTACTTCACTAAGCGTGGCTTTACTAACGCGAAAATGAACGAATTGCTAGCATGGATGGAAGACAATCAAGCTGATGGTGAAGAAGCGATGCAGTACTTCTTAACTGAATTCCCTGAAATTTGGCACCCTTGGGTTTCAAAAGAAGTGGCGATGAAAGTTGATGCGGCACTTTAGTTGATACCACTTTAAATAGCACAGTCTATTCATAATTGCAGTAACGCCACGGGATGTGGCGTTTAATTTAGGTATCAAGCTTTAAACATAGCTTGCTACAAAGGGATATAAAAATGGCTGACAGTAATTGGTTAACGAGCTTTCCAGAAATGGAGCGCACAGATTTAAGGGCAATAAAAAAAGCGTTAGATGGAGGGTATCGAGAGTTTTCCCGTGAATACGGTGAAATGATCGAGTCTTTCTTTGACCCTCTTCTTTCCTTCCTCGTTTGGTTTGAAAAACTTCTCATCTCTACCCCTTGGTTCATTGTACTTATCATCTGTACGGTGCTTGTGTATTTAGCAAGCCGTTCTTGGAAACTCGCACTGGGTTGTGTCGGTTCACTCTTGATGATCGGTTATTTTGGTATGTGGGAAGATACCATGCGAACCTTGAGCATCATTACTGTGTGTACCATGGTTTCCATTGTGCTCGGTATCCCAATTGGCATCGCGATGGCCCGTTCTAATCGGGTACAGTCCATTGTCACGCCTATGCTTGATATTATGCAAACGATGCCGGCGTTCGTGTACCTTATCCCGGTTGTTATGCTGCTTGGTATTGGTAAAATCCCAGGCTTGATTGCGGTTGTTATTTACGCCATTCCACCTGTTATTCGTTTGACTAACTTAGGCATTCGTTTAGTTGATAAAGAGGTACTCGAAGCGGCCACCGCATTTGGTGCCAATAAAGGTCAACGCTTGTGGGGTGTGCAGCTTCCATTGGCAATGCCAACGATCATGGCTGGTATTAACCAAACGATCATGATGGCGTTATCTATGGTTGTAATAGCGTCGATGATCGGTGTTAAAGGACTGGGTCAGCCAGTACTTAAATCGATTACTAACCAATATTTCACCTTAGGGCTAATGAATGGCTTTGCCATTGTCGCGCTGGCTATTTTGTTCGACAGAGCATCACAAGCTTACGCAAAACGTACTAATGCTCATCTAGGAGATTTCAAACATGACTAAGCCGTTGATTGAAATTAGTGGTCTGTATAAAGTTTTTGGCCGCAAACCTCAAGAAGTGATGAAGCGTGTCAAAGCCGGTGAAACCAAAGATCAAATTCTAGCGGAAACCGATCATACCGTTGGTCTTAAAGACATTAACCTATCGATAGAGAAAGGTGAGATCTTCGTGATCATGGGGCTATCTGGCTCTGGTAAGTCGACTCTTATCCGTCACTTTAACCGTCTGATTGACCCGACAGAGGGGAAAATCATGGTTGAAGGCATTGATGTGATGAGCCTGAATACGAAAGAGCTGGAAGAGTTTAGACGTAACAAAATGTCGATGGTATTCCAGCGCTTTGGCTTGATGCCGCATCGTACCGTTATAGAAAACGTTGCTTACGGCCTTGAAATTAAGGGCATGCCAAAAGACGAAAGACTGGAAAAAGCGAATGAGTGGCTTGAAACCGTAGGCCTCAATGGCTATGGCTCTCAATATCCAGCTCAGCTTTCTGGTGGTCAGCAACAACGCGTAGGGTTAAGCCGTGCATTATGTACGGATGCGGAAATTCTACTGATGGATGAAGCGTTTTCTGCTCTTGATCCACTGATCCGTAGTGAAATGCAAGATCAGCTCATTGAGCTGCAAGAAAAGCTGCACAAGACGATTGTTTTCATTACTCATGATCTCGATGAAGCACTGCGTATTGGCGATCGAATTGCCATTCTAAAAGACGGACTTCTTGTTCAACAAGGTACGCCGCATGAAATTTTGCTCAACCCAGCCGATGATTATGTAGAAGCGTTTGTAAAAGACGTGAACCGAGCTCGAGCACTAACGGTAGAAACGGTGATGAAGCCACCTGCGCTGCGTATTACCGCTGAAACTATCGAAGGTGCACTCGCCGAGATGAAGAAATCAAAGCATGACTACGGCTACCATGTGACTGAAGACGGTTATCAAGGCTTGGTAACGCAAGAGAGCCTACAAGATGCAGTTGAAGATGTAACGGTTCATGATTTCAGTGATGAAATGTATGAAGAAGTCCCTGCAGTCCTACCTGATGCGGTGATTGAAGAAATCATTCCAGAGACGATGTCTTCAGAGTATTCACTTCCTGTTGTCGATGAAGAGGGTAACCTTAAAGGTGAACTTGAACGTAGTGCAGTAGCGGATATCTTTACTGAGGGCAATGAAGCGCCTTCGGAAGAGGAAGAGCCACAGGCAAAGATGGTCGATAAAGCCTCTTAAGCAACGGATACTTGTAACGGCACTTAGACTTTCAAACCTGATTCCGCTGGATTAGGTTTAAGCTCAGTGCCGTTTTTCGTCATATTCCCTCAGCATTTTCTATCGAGTCCTTCAA
This DNA window, taken from Vibrio tapetis subsp. tapetis, encodes the following:
- a CDS encoding endonuclease/exonuclease/phosphatase family protein; translated protein: MATPSIRIATFNLLNYIAPPDAYYDFINIYSEQEWQGKEQWMLGALTEANADVIAFQEVFSPKELQALCARAGYRFFSVCDLPQQESDYVYSKPVVALASKWPISNAKSVSSKHATKMPKSFQFSRRPLHAQVQMPQFGLTDFYVVHLKSQRSTDTQDDEQYSQQNRHVYGQWLSSFQRHEEADALKQIMRANKRMNARPAIVLGDFNQRLTSDSLHDLVDPMPTDAMRLKQKTDLFLSDSWDIYIRSFHAFTGEGEANAQDLKSTPIRPASHYWGETGSVLDYILMSQEFDHVSQHQTIDKHLVEPIFSRDRYATDHGIVVISI
- a CDS encoding ROK family protein encodes the protein MLIGFDIGGTKIEVCLLDEQGNEVFKHRVATPDNYPKLLTTVADLVQLATDEAGVPCQVGIGLPGAICPQTGLMKNANCTFLNGKDLLADLASQLGQPVSIANDANCFALSEAVDGAGAGAPVVFGAILGTGCGGGIVVNQQIIGGPNALAGEWGHNPLPSHDVAKDGEDRDCYCGRKNCIERFISGSGFALSHQRLFDTEVPPATIIERYQAGDADATLLYQQLLDQMGRSFAAIINILDPDVIVLGGGLSNVDSLYLDLPAATAPYVFSPTPTLNFKKAKYGDSSGIRGAAWLGKTQ
- a CDS encoding YibL family ribosome-associated protein — protein: MSVKQELQQLNNRLDKCRYKLASAKSRGDSALVSKFTDEIEALGKKIAHFKHRQGNEVNDQRKSIQGLAFNRALTKQEQADQGALKKSVRGLVIVHPITKLGKQLGIKEMTGYAPKKF
- a CDS encoding cation transporter, yielding MKEKIASIERQSISVGIVANFIMAISGWATFYLSGSQALLLDGNMSFILFLSSIVALKISTIKTIRSEKFPFGLYVTEALYSLMKGLLLLGVIISALTSNGSKVFQYLEGEQINLIKTGPIAYYAVAMVVICFGLSAFYYFQNKRIKMGSSMLKVDQKASLIDGVLSASTGAVLVLIGYVEAGSSLDFLLYIGDAILVLMLAICMISQPIGIIKEAFVELAGGKLQDSVKHKSIEDSVNQKLKQLDLSSETLNISKTGSSYLVIISLSFEKLTGKDSDAVMGLKHALMAELAGEFTFVDVELVLV
- a CDS encoding ABC transporter substrate-binding protein, coding for MKFKLGSIILLMATATQANASECGDVTIADMNWSSASLIANVDQFILTHGYGCDAELIPGDTMPTGTSMIEKGQPDVAPELWSNALKDALDKGVSEKRLRYAGKSLVDGGEEGFWVPGYLVEKYPEIATIEGVRKHAKLFKHPEDPDTSAFYSCPAGWNCQISAGNLYKALELESAGFSIVDPGSSAGLSGSIAKAYGREEAWFGYYWAPTAVLGKYKMVKVDFGSGVDTEEFLNCTSKEDCDSPKVTMYPPSPVHTITTEKFAARAPEAYEYFTKRGFTNAKMNELLAWMEDNQADGEEAMQYFLTEFPEIWHPWVSKEVAMKVDAAL
- a CDS encoding ABC transporter permease, with the translated sequence MADSNWLTSFPEMERTDLRAIKKALDGGYREFSREYGEMIESFFDPLLSFLVWFEKLLISTPWFIVLIICTVLVYLASRSWKLALGCVGSLLMIGYFGMWEDTMRTLSIITVCTMVSIVLGIPIGIAMARSNRVQSIVTPMLDIMQTMPAFVYLIPVVMLLGIGKIPGLIAVVIYAIPPVIRLTNLGIRLVDKEVLEAATAFGANKGQRLWGVQLPLAMPTIMAGINQTIMMALSMVVIASMIGVKGLGQPVLKSITNQYFTLGLMNGFAIVALAILFDRASQAYAKRTNAHLGDFKHD
- a CDS encoding quaternary amine ABC transporter ATP-binding protein gives rise to the protein MTKPLIEISGLYKVFGRKPQEVMKRVKAGETKDQILAETDHTVGLKDINLSIEKGEIFVIMGLSGSGKSTLIRHFNRLIDPTEGKIMVEGIDVMSLNTKELEEFRRNKMSMVFQRFGLMPHRTVIENVAYGLEIKGMPKDERLEKANEWLETVGLNGYGSQYPAQLSGGQQQRVGLSRALCTDAEILLMDEAFSALDPLIRSEMQDQLIELQEKLHKTIVFITHDLDEALRIGDRIAILKDGLLVQQGTPHEILLNPADDYVEAFVKDVNRARALTVETVMKPPALRITAETIEGALAEMKKSKHDYGYHVTEDGYQGLVTQESLQDAVEDVTVHDFSDEMYEEVPAVLPDAVIEEIIPETMSSEYSLPVVDEEGNLKGELERSAVADIFTEGNEAPSEEEEPQAKMVDKAS